A section of the Streptomyces sp. Je 1-369 genome encodes:
- a CDS encoding plasmid stabilization protein, whose protein sequence is MPAGSNRKRERQYEHIKESAKDRGESTGRAEEIAARTVNKERARSGESRTMSRTSTKDPKSASQRGGERSHQGSQGPTKDQLYAEAQKKNVKGRSSMNKSELARAVGR, encoded by the coding sequence ATGCCCGCAGGATCGAATCGCAAGAGGGAACGGCAGTACGAGCACATCAAGGAGAGTGCGAAGGACCGCGGCGAGTCCACGGGCCGCGCGGAGGAGATCGCCGCCCGCACGGTCAACAAGGAGCGCGCGCGCTCCGGTGAGTCCCGCACGATGAGCCGCACCTCCACGAAGGACCCGAAGTCCGCGTCGCAGCGCGGCGGCGAGCGTTCTCACCAGGGCTCGCAGGGTCCGACGAAGGACCAGCTCTACGCCGAGGCCCAGAAGAAGAACGTCAAGGGCCGCTCGTCGATGAACAAGTCGGAGCTGGCCCGCGCCGTCGGGCGCTGA
- a CDS encoding GlsB/YeaQ/YmgE family stress response membrane protein, whose product MGIIAWILIGLIAGAIAKALTPGKDPGGCLVTMVIGIVGGLLGGWLGKVIFGVHSINGFFHLSTWIAAIIGSVIVLFAYRMIAGKR is encoded by the coding sequence GTGGGCATCATCGCCTGGATCCTGATCGGTCTCATCGCGGGAGCCATCGCCAAGGCCCTCACCCCCGGCAAGGACCCGGGAGGCTGCCTGGTGACCATGGTGATCGGCATCGTGGGCGGGCTGCTCGGCGGCTGGCTGGGCAAGGTGATCTTCGGCGTCCACTCGATCAACGGGTTCTTCCACCTGTCGACGTGGATCGCCGCCATCATCGGCTCCGTGATCGTTCTGTTCGCCTACCGCATGATCGCGGGGAAGCGGTAG
- a CDS encoding SpoIIE family protein phosphatase, with protein sequence MTSAKKTSVDVEQCLLLTGVGGFDWDLRTGALGLDAGSLAVLDLRPEEFNGLVTSLQGRIPPEEAVRINYAVTEAVASGADGYGVYFRARRRDGTIHLGHARGRIVRDGEGRAVRVLGILRSASEDGAELAAIDPREERRQGIALMVQGTTQALSRAVTVDDVVAVLSGASGLDRFAADGLVLGLVEGDKLKLIALVGQTMQALDELKLHKVDESQPLAEAVMTRQPRFVASLPDLARRFTRLRPYIEHMRLDSAAFLPLVAQDRAIGGLGLFYRGRKDFTDADRNLCIGLSGIVAQSLQRAMLFDEERDLAKSLQATMLPRGVPAVADCEVAVRYHAAWGGRDVGGDFYDVVALPRGRIGLVVGDVQGHDTHAAAIMGQLRIALRAFAGEGHPPGTVLSRASRFLAELDTERFATCTYAQFDPASGIVRAVRAGHLPPLVRHVDKRVGVPRVPGGLPLGLATEFGMEDFPEVRLDLVPGETMVLCTDGLVEDAALDVDTGMRNLAEVMRQGPERAEALADHLSHALWERWGTSDDVALLVLRRLPDPGTLQEPRIHRYVHQADPEGLADARAALREHLASWGFGTVADDVEVAAGELLVNALVHTDGGAILTLEVLSGPPRRVRLWVKDRSSARPRRRSPAETATSGRGLLLVEAVASCWGVEPRGEGKAVWCDFAVPDA encoded by the coding sequence ATGACGTCAGCGAAGAAGACATCCGTCGATGTGGAACAGTGCCTGCTCCTCACCGGCGTGGGCGGCTTCGACTGGGACCTGAGGACCGGCGCGCTCGGTCTCGACGCCGGCTCCCTCGCGGTGCTCGACCTGCGCCCCGAGGAATTCAACGGCCTGGTGACCTCGCTCCAGGGGCGCATCCCCCCGGAGGAGGCCGTCCGCATCAACTACGCCGTCACCGAGGCCGTCGCCTCCGGAGCCGACGGGTACGGCGTCTACTTCCGGGCCCGGCGCAGGGACGGCACGATCCACCTCGGCCACGCGCGCGGACGCATCGTCCGCGACGGCGAGGGCCGGGCCGTGCGCGTACTCGGCATCCTGCGTTCGGCGTCCGAGGACGGGGCGGAACTCGCCGCCATCGATCCCAGGGAGGAACGCCGCCAGGGCATCGCCCTGATGGTGCAGGGCACCACGCAGGCACTCTCCCGGGCCGTCACGGTCGACGACGTGGTCGCCGTCCTGTCCGGCGCGAGCGGCCTCGACCGGTTCGCCGCCGACGGACTCGTCCTCGGTCTCGTCGAGGGGGACAAGCTGAAGCTGATCGCCCTCGTGGGCCAGACGATGCAGGCCCTCGACGAACTCAAGCTGCACAAGGTCGACGAGTCACAGCCGCTCGCCGAAGCCGTCATGACACGGCAGCCCCGCTTCGTCGCCTCACTGCCCGACCTCGCGCGCCGCTTCACCCGCCTGCGGCCCTACATCGAGCACATGCGCCTCGACTCGGCGGCGTTCCTGCCGCTGGTCGCCCAGGACCGTGCCATCGGCGGACTCGGCCTCTTCTACCGCGGCCGCAAGGACTTCACCGACGCGGACCGCAACCTCTGCATCGGGCTCTCCGGCATCGTCGCCCAGTCGCTGCAGCGCGCCATGCTCTTCGACGAGGAACGGGACCTCGCCAAGAGCCTCCAGGCCACCATGCTGCCGCGCGGGGTGCCCGCCGTCGCGGACTGCGAGGTCGCCGTGCGCTACCACGCGGCGTGGGGCGGCCGCGACGTCGGCGGCGACTTCTACGACGTCGTCGCCCTGCCGCGCGGCCGCATCGGCCTGGTCGTGGGCGACGTACAAGGGCACGACACCCACGCCGCGGCCATCATGGGCCAGCTGCGCATCGCCCTGCGCGCCTTCGCGGGCGAGGGCCACCCGCCGGGCACGGTGCTCTCCCGTGCCTCCCGCTTCCTCGCCGAGCTCGACACCGAGCGGTTCGCCACCTGTACGTACGCCCAGTTCGACCCCGCCAGCGGCATCGTGCGCGCGGTCCGCGCCGGACACCTGCCGCCCCTCGTGCGCCACGTGGACAAACGGGTTGGCGTGCCCCGGGTCCCCGGCGGACTGCCGCTCGGCCTGGCCACCGAATTCGGCATGGAGGACTTCCCCGAGGTCCGCCTCGACCTCGTGCCCGGCGAGACCATGGTGCTCTGCACCGACGGGCTCGTGGAGGACGCCGCCCTCGACGTCGACACCGGCATGCGCAACCTCGCCGAGGTGATGCGCCAGGGCCCCGAACGCGCCGAGGCCCTGGCGGACCACCTCTCGCACGCGCTGTGGGAGAGATGGGGCACGAGCGACGACGTGGCGCTGCTCGTCCTGCGCAGGCTGCCCGACCCAGGGACCCTCCAGGAGCCGCGCATCCACCGGTACGTCCATCAGGCCGACCCGGAAGGGCTCGCCGACGCGCGGGCCGCCCTGCGCGAACACCTCGCCTCGTGGGGGTTCGGCACGGTCGCCGACGACGTGGAAGTGGCGGCCGGTGAACTCCTCGTCAACGCCCTCGTCCACACCGACGGAGGCGCCATCCTCACTCTGGAGGTGCTCTCTGGGCCGCCGCGACGTGTCCGCCTGTGGGTGAAGGACCGCTCCAGCGCCCGCCCCCGCAGAAGGTCACCCGCGGAGACCGCCACTTCCGGGCGCGGGCTGCTCCTCGTGGAGGCGGTCGCCTCCTGCTGGGGCGTCGAGCCGCGCGGCGAAGGCAAAGCGGTCTGGTGCGACTTCGCCGTACCCGACGCCTGA
- a CDS encoding alpha-ketoglutarate-dependent dioxygenase AlkB: MTTHQLQGSLFDQSDDVRLGSLAGIRRTVLGDGAWIDLLPGWLSGADALFERLATEVPWKAEQRQMYERVVAVPRLLAFYGAGERLPHLVLDEARQALSERYAAELGEAFTTAGLCHYRDGRDSVAWHGDRIGRGARENTMVAILSVGAPRDLLLRPRRGGATVRQPLGHGDLIVMGGSCQRTWEHAVPKSARASGGRISIQFRPHGVR; encoded by the coding sequence ATGACAACCCACCAGCTCCAGGGATCGCTCTTCGACCAGAGCGACGACGTACGCCTCGGCTCCCTGGCCGGAATCCGCCGGACGGTCCTCGGCGACGGCGCGTGGATCGACCTGCTGCCGGGCTGGCTGAGCGGCGCAGACGCCCTGTTCGAGCGGCTGGCCACGGAGGTCCCGTGGAAGGCCGAACAACGCCAGATGTACGAGCGGGTCGTGGCCGTGCCGCGCCTGCTCGCCTTCTACGGCGCGGGCGAACGGCTCCCCCACCTCGTCCTCGACGAGGCCAGGCAGGCCCTCTCCGAACGCTACGCCGCCGAGCTCGGCGAGGCGTTCACGACGGCGGGCCTGTGCCACTACCGGGACGGGCGCGACAGCGTGGCCTGGCACGGCGACCGGATCGGCCGGGGCGCCCGTGAGAACACGATGGTCGCCATCCTCTCCGTGGGAGCCCCCCGCGACCTGCTGCTCCGTCCGCGGCGCGGCGGCGCCACCGTCCGGCAGCCGCTCGGGCACGGCGATCTGATCGTGATGGGCGGCTCCTGCCAGCGCACCTGGGAGCACGCCGTCCCCAAGTCCGCCCGCGCCTCCGGTGGACGCATCAGCATCCAGTTCCGGCCGCACGGCGTGCGGTGA
- a CDS encoding FAD-dependent oxidoreductase: protein MPDNQHSSPPAARWERAVVVGGGYAGLVTARVLADHFGEVLVLERDPVLPDTGVHPHVPQGYHAHALLARGGEVLETLFPGLRAELAEEGAPVFDYGERISFLLPTGYAPTDPVGVRIQTFTRDELERRLRQRISALPAVRVVPAARCETVTASAPGRLDRVRYRTEGEEPTEVTADLVVDASGRTTSVDRWLTDAHLPASPRNVIKAKITYTSACYVRPPQDEQDFDVAYQMAFAPDVPRGGVVLAVERDRWMCSLFGVDEHVPPTDDEGYLDFAQSLGTPRLAEQIKRGTREGDIRRYTNNGNEWRLHHKNTRWPERLVAVGDALCVFNPVYGQGLTVAALEAQLLGRLLNRHRAGGLDGLSRAYQRAAARVIQVPWTMATSSDLMWAPGGHPLPARFAHWYNQQVFALAVHDPSVWARFVRVLNMTSPPALLFRPTVVAKVVRHALTRRR from the coding sequence ATGCCGGACAACCAGCACAGCTCGCCGCCCGCCGCCCGCTGGGAGCGGGCCGTCGTCGTAGGCGGCGGATACGCCGGTCTCGTGACGGCACGGGTCCTGGCCGACCACTTCGGCGAGGTGCTGGTCCTGGAACGCGACCCGGTGCTGCCCGACACCGGCGTCCACCCGCACGTCCCGCAGGGCTACCACGCGCACGCCCTGCTCGCCCGCGGCGGCGAGGTCCTGGAAACCCTCTTCCCCGGGCTGCGGGCGGAGCTCGCCGAGGAGGGCGCGCCCGTCTTCGACTACGGCGAGCGGATCAGCTTCCTCCTGCCCACCGGATACGCGCCGACCGACCCGGTGGGCGTCCGCATCCAGACCTTCACGCGCGACGAGCTGGAGCGCCGGCTGCGGCAACGGATCTCGGCGCTCCCCGCGGTGCGCGTCGTCCCGGCCGCCCGCTGCGAGACGGTCACCGCGAGCGCGCCAGGCCGCCTGGACCGGGTCAGGTACCGCACCGAGGGCGAGGAACCCACCGAGGTCACCGCCGACCTGGTCGTCGACGCGTCGGGCCGCACCACATCCGTCGACCGCTGGCTCACCGACGCGCACCTGCCCGCGTCCCCCAGGAACGTCATCAAAGCGAAGATCACCTATACCTCCGCGTGCTACGTACGCCCGCCGCAGGACGAGCAGGACTTCGACGTCGCCTACCAGATGGCCTTCGCGCCCGACGTACCGCGCGGCGGCGTCGTCCTCGCCGTGGAACGCGACCGCTGGATGTGCTCGCTGTTCGGCGTCGACGAACACGTGCCGCCCACCGACGACGAGGGCTACCTCGACTTCGCCCAGAGCCTCGGCACCCCGCGCCTCGCCGAACAGATCAAGCGCGGCACCCGCGAGGGGGACATCCGCCGCTACACGAACAACGGCAACGAATGGCGCCTGCACCACAAGAACACCCGCTGGCCCGAACGCCTCGTCGCGGTCGGCGACGCGCTCTGCGTCTTCAACCCCGTGTACGGGCAGGGACTCACCGTCGCCGCACTCGAAGCGCAGCTGCTCGGCCGCCTCCTGAACCGCCACCGGGCCGGTGGCCTCGACGGGCTCAGCCGCGCCTACCAGCGTGCCGCGGCCCGCGTCATCCAGGTCCCGTGGACCATGGCCACCAGCTCGGACCTCATGTGGGCACCCGGCGGTCACCCGCTGCCCGCACGCTTCGCCCACTGGTACAACCAGCAGGTCTTCGCGCTCGCCGTGCACGACCCCAGCGTGTGGGCGCGGTTCGTACGGGTCCTGAACATGACGTCACCGCCCGCGCTGCTGTTCCGCCCGACCGTCGTCGCCAAAGTGGTACGCCACGCGCTCACGCGACGGAGGTGA